Proteins encoded within one genomic window of Granulicella pectinivorans:
- a CDS encoding sodium:solute symporter family protein, which translates to MLVYFVFVLGIGFALKRYMRTSHDFFLAGRSIPAWVCGLAFISANLGAQEVIGMGASGAKYGIITSHFYWIGAIPAMVFVGIFMMPFYYGSKARSVPEFLRMRFDEKTRAINAFSFAIMTVFSSGISMYAMALLIETLGLFDGLMPHQYIFHVSVLLSAVIVLGYIFLGGLTSAIYNEVLQFFLIVAGFAPLVWIGLRNVGGWHGIQQKLGPSMTHSWRGMAHANTNPLGVEWVGLVMGLGFVLSFGYWCTDFLVVQRAMAADSEESARRVPLIAAIPKMFFPFLVILPGLIAVSVTSHMAAPTTLSASGAVTPQHYKGLIPEKMNLVTGQPVVDSKGEPVYNYDLAIPAMLLHYFPTGVLGLGLTALLASFMSGMAGNVTAFNTVWTYDIYQAYINKRGTDAHYLWMGRMATVGGVALSVAAAYAVTNFNNIMDALQLIFSLVNAPLFATFLLGMFWKKTTGHGAFVGLLTGTAAALVHHGLTLPMDANPGIHGAWIHLVHTYPSDMAQNFWTAIFAFSVNLVVTIAVSLVTEPKPENELVGLVYSLTPKPVEGHLEWWQKPSTLAIVVLVLLVALNLVFA; encoded by the coding sequence ATGCTGGTGTACTTCGTCTTCGTGCTGGGCATTGGTTTTGCCCTGAAACGTTACATGCGGACGAGTCATGACTTTTTCCTCGCGGGCCGCTCTATTCCGGCCTGGGTCTGCGGTTTGGCGTTCATTTCCGCGAACCTGGGCGCGCAGGAAGTCATCGGCATGGGTGCCTCGGGCGCCAAGTACGGCATTATCACGAGTCATTTTTACTGGATCGGCGCGATCCCGGCTATGGTCTTCGTCGGCATCTTCATGATGCCGTTCTATTATGGGTCCAAAGCGCGGTCCGTGCCTGAGTTCCTGCGGATGCGCTTCGACGAAAAGACGCGTGCGATCAACGCCTTCTCGTTCGCCATCATGACGGTCTTCAGTTCGGGGATCTCGATGTATGCGATGGCCCTTTTGATTGAGACACTTGGGCTCTTCGACGGGCTTATGCCGCACCAGTACATCTTCCACGTTTCCGTGCTGCTGTCGGCTGTGATCGTGCTTGGATACATCTTCCTGGGTGGGCTGACCAGCGCGATCTACAACGAAGTGCTGCAGTTTTTCCTGATCGTCGCTGGCTTCGCACCTCTGGTTTGGATCGGTTTGAGGAACGTCGGCGGATGGCACGGTATCCAGCAGAAGCTTGGCCCATCCATGACGCACTCCTGGCGTGGCATGGCGCATGCGAATACGAATCCGCTGGGCGTGGAGTGGGTGGGGCTGGTGATGGGGCTTGGCTTTGTGCTGAGCTTCGGCTACTGGTGTACGGACTTCCTCGTGGTCCAGAGGGCGATGGCCGCGGATTCGGAAGAGTCGGCGCGGCGGGTTCCGCTGATTGCGGCGATTCCGAAGATGTTCTTTCCGTTCCTGGTGATTCTGCCGGGGTTGATCGCGGTCTCGGTGACCTCGCACATGGCGGCTCCGACGACGTTGTCCGCCTCGGGTGCGGTGACGCCGCAGCACTATAAAGGGCTGATTCCAGAGAAGATGAATCTGGTGACTGGGCAGCCCGTCGTCGACAGCAAAGGGGAGCCGGTCTACAACTACGACCTCGCGATTCCGGCGATGTTGCTGCATTACTTCCCGACGGGTGTGCTTGGGCTTGGGCTGACGGCCCTGCTGGCCAGCTTCATGTCGGGCATGGCGGGCAACGTGACGGCGTTCAACACGGTGTGGACATACGACATCTACCAGGCGTACATCAACAAGCGAGGCACGGACGCCCACTACCTCTGGATGGGAAGGATGGCCACCGTCGGGGGGGTCGCGTTATCGGTCGCCGCGGCGTACGCGGTGACCAACTTCAACAACATCATGGACGCGTTGCAGTTGATCTTTTCGCTGGTCAACGCACCCTTGTTCGCGACGTTCCTGCTGGGCATGTTCTGGAAGAAGACGACCGGGCATGGTGCTTTTGTGGGGCTGCTGACGGGTACGGCTGCTGCGCTGGTACACCACGGACTGACGTTGCCGATGGACGCAAACCCCGGCATTCATGGGGCTTGGATCCATCTCGTCCATACATACCCGAGCGATATGGCGCAGAACTTCTGGACGGCGATCTTCGCGTTCTCCGTCAATCTTGTCGTGACGATTGCAGTCAGCCTTGTGACGGAACCGAAGCCGGAGAACGAGCTGGTGGGTCTTGTCTACTCGCTGACGCCGAAGCCGGTGGAGGGCCATCTGGAGTGGTGGCAGAAGCCCTCGACACTGGCCATCGTGGTCCTTGTGCTGCTGGTCGCTTTGAATCTGGTGTTTGCTTAG
- a CDS encoding response regulator: MTSAVLLVDDNAVQAATRQTILRRAGYFVIAALNPSRALEQFQKSEFPEEIGLVITDHIMPGMSGAQFVQELRKIRPTMPVLVISGLEEAEAEYADLNVVFKLKPLLPDLLLATVHTLLPGT, encoded by the coding sequence ATGACTTCAGCAGTTCTGCTCGTAGACGATAATGCAGTCCAAGCCGCGACCCGCCAGACGATCCTCAGGCGAGCCGGGTATTTCGTGATCGCGGCTCTCAATCCAAGCCGCGCGCTCGAGCAGTTTCAAAAGAGCGAGTTCCCCGAGGAGATCGGCCTGGTCATCACCGATCACATCATGCCCGGTATGAGCGGAGCCCAATTCGTGCAGGAGCTACGCAAGATTCGGCCCACGATGCCGGTCTTGGTGATCAGCGGCCTCGAAGAGGCCGAGGCCGAATACGCCGACCTGAACGTCGTCTTCAAGCTGAAACCCCTCCTCCCCGATCTCCTCCTCGCGACCGTTCACACCCTTCTCCCGGGCACCTGA
- a CDS encoding heme lyase CcmF/NrfE family subunit, translated as MPTHPMPEFGSFTLLLALILSLYTLVAGAFALTPALSRTNDAAARRLGETARRAGMASFIAMSCAAFALCWAAFTNDFSVAYIMHHTNKDLHTAYKFSALWSGQEGSLLLWAWLLSAYGFVLRFRHKVDVKLSAFASTILAGIQLFFVLLLNFAAHPFDIQPGPVALDGFGLNPLLQYPEMVIHPPMLYLGYVGFSVPFAFALGALIMRYPGEKWIHITRRWTMVTWLFLTCGIFLGAHWAYSVLGWGGYWGWDPVENASLMPWLTGTAFLHSVMMQEKRGMMKNWNVWLIFSTFLLTILGTLLTRSGIVASVHAFAQSNIGYWFYGFILLSFMVCLFVFFKNRDHLVSENRLESLVSRESSFLFNNLILLVACFTVLWGTLFPVLSEYVKGEKATVGAPFYNRVNIPIGLFLLFLTGLGPLLAWRSTSIRAIKRNFVLPGIAMAVTLVVLMIAGVRPWKDGDDMHATIFSLMAFTLSAGVVTAISSEFFRGVGVVMTQTSKNFFHSAVTLVRRNTRRYGGYLVHFGIVVMFIGIAGGAFNQSKEQEMGFGDTLLIGPYKIVCQSFTQDSNPNYDTEFAVLDAYKYGKKVTTLNPEKRFYNASQTYATMVANHTTLQNDLYVIYEGKNPDTDKPIIKVFINPLIVWIWIGVVIVAMGTLLALVPAIKPGGTRTVSAGEARAAEASAHA; from the coding sequence ATGCCTACCCATCCCATGCCGGAGTTCGGCTCGTTCACGTTGCTCCTGGCGCTCATTCTGAGCCTCTATACGTTGGTGGCCGGCGCGTTCGCGCTGACGCCTGCACTCTCCCGCACCAACGACGCCGCGGCCCGCAGGCTTGGTGAGACGGCCCGTCGCGCCGGCATGGCGAGTTTTATCGCCATGAGCTGCGCAGCGTTCGCACTATGCTGGGCGGCGTTTACCAACGACTTCTCGGTTGCGTACATCATGCACCACACGAACAAGGACCTGCACACCGCATACAAGTTTTCGGCGTTGTGGTCGGGGCAGGAGGGCTCTCTTCTCCTTTGGGCGTGGCTGCTTTCGGCGTATGGGTTTGTGCTGCGATTCCGCCATAAGGTGGATGTGAAGCTGTCGGCCTTCGCGTCGACGATCCTCGCCGGCATCCAGCTGTTCTTTGTGTTGCTGCTGAACTTCGCGGCGCACCCGTTCGACATTCAGCCGGGGCCGGTGGCGCTGGATGGATTTGGATTGAATCCGCTGTTGCAATACCCGGAGATGGTCATCCATCCGCCGATGCTCTACCTGGGATATGTGGGGTTCTCGGTTCCGTTTGCGTTTGCGCTGGGCGCGCTGATCATGCGGTATCCGGGTGAGAAGTGGATTCATATCACGCGGCGCTGGACGATGGTGACGTGGCTGTTCCTGACGTGCGGCATCTTCCTGGGCGCGCACTGGGCGTACTCCGTGCTGGGCTGGGGTGGGTACTGGGGATGGGATCCGGTGGAGAACGCCTCGCTGATGCCCTGGTTGACGGGCACGGCGTTTCTGCACTCGGTGATGATGCAGGAGAAGCGCGGCATGATGAAGAACTGGAACGTCTGGCTGATCTTCTCGACGTTCCTGCTGACGATTCTGGGTACGCTGCTGACGCGGTCGGGGATTGTGGCCTCGGTGCATGCCTTCGCGCAGTCGAATATCGGCTACTGGTTCTATGGGTTCATCCTTCTTTCGTTCATGGTGTGCCTGTTTGTGTTCTTCAAGAACCGCGATCACCTGGTGAGCGAGAACCGGCTGGAGTCACTGGTGAGCCGTGAGTCGAGCTTCCTGTTCAACAACCTCATCCTGCTGGTCGCTTGCTTCACGGTGCTTTGGGGCACGCTGTTCCCGGTACTTTCGGAGTATGTGAAGGGCGAGAAGGCTACGGTTGGCGCTCCCTTCTATAACCGCGTCAATATCCCGATCGGGCTGTTTCTTCTCTTCCTGACGGGGCTTGGTCCCCTTCTGGCATGGCGCTCGACATCGATTCGCGCGATCAAGCGTAACTTCGTGCTGCCGGGTATTGCCATGGCCGTGACGCTGGTCGTGCTGATGATCGCGGGCGTTCGTCCGTGGAAAGACGGCGACGACATGCATGCGACGATCTTCTCGTTAATGGCGTTTACGCTTTCGGCGGGTGTGGTGACGGCGATCTCGTCGGAGTTCTTCCGCGGCGTGGGCGTGGTGATGACGCAGACGAGCAAGAACTTCTTCCATTCGGCCGTGACGCTGGTGCGGCGCAATACGCGCCGGTATGGCGGGTACCTTGTCCACTTTGGCATCGTGGTGATGTTCATCGGGATCGCGGGTGGCGCGTTCAATCAGTCGAAGGAGCAGGAGATGGGCTTCGGCGACACGCTGCTGATTGGGCCGTACAAGATTGTGTGCCAGAGCTTTACACAGGACTCGAACCCGAACTACGACACTGAGTTCGCGGTGCTGGATGCGTACAAGTACGGCAAGAAGGTTACGACGCTGAACCCGGAGAAGCGCTTCTACAACGCGAGCCAGACGTACGCGACGATGGTAGCGAACCATACGACGCTGCAGAACGATCTGTACGTGATCTATGAAGGCAAGAACCCGGATACGGACAAGCCGATCATCAAGGTGTTCATCAATCCGCTGATCGTGTGGATCTGGATTGGCGTGGTAATTGTGGCGATGGGCACATTGCTGGCCCTGGTGCCGGCGATCAAGCCCGGTGGGACGCGGACTGTCTCAGCGGGTGAAGCCAGGGCTGCGGAGGCTTCCGCGCATGCGTAA
- a CDS encoding cytochrome c-type biogenesis protein, translated as MRKYLSLVAGLLLCVGLMGAADPAQIYNKVGHEMMCVCGCNQILLECNHVGCPDSTRMIGELHDQVNLGGPENLILNWFAAKYGAIVLAAPMRGGFDDVAWITPMAVFLFATVGVAFLIKIWRKRRPPTDGPGSGAPPISDALRAQIRQETQY; from the coding sequence ATGCGTAAGTATCTTTCGCTGGTCGCGGGCTTGCTGCTGTGTGTCGGGCTGATGGGCGCGGCGGATCCGGCGCAGATCTATAACAAGGTCGGCCACGAGATGATGTGCGTGTGTGGCTGCAACCAGATTCTGCTGGAGTGCAACCACGTTGGCTGCCCCGACTCGACGCGCATGATCGGCGAGCTGCATGACCAGGTGAATCTGGGTGGTCCGGAGAACCTGATTCTGAACTGGTTCGCGGCGAAGTACGGAGCGATTGTGCTGGCGGCTCCGATGCGTGGCGGGTTCGACGATGTGGCGTGGATTACGCCGATGGCGGTGTTTCTGTTTGCTACGGTCGGCGTGGCTTTTTTGATCAAGATATGGCGTAAGCGGCGTCCGCCGACCGATGGCCCGGGGAGCGGCGCGCCACCGATTTCGGACGCGCTGCGCGCACAGATTCGACAGGAGACGCAATACTAA
- the lpxD gene encoding UDP-3-O-(3-hydroxymyristoyl)glucosamine N-acyltransferase: MKLADIARHLDATLVGDPAAEITGIAGIEEAGAGHLTFVANPKYAAMARTTRATAILVDPAFPEIETATLRLANPYLGFARAIELFYTPPAYAMGIHPTAVIAVTAKIGEGAHIGPYAVISDDVEIGPHATILAHAVVYPGVRAGAHLFLHAHAIVREHCHLGDGVIVQNGAVIGADGFGFARQQGPNPLPGGPWYKIVQSGPAVLEDNVEVQANACIDRASIGETRIQAGAKIDNLVQVGHGSTVGPNTLLCAQVGLAGSTTIGKNVILAGQVGVAGHLTVGDGVIATAQSGIPNDVAAGKKVSGYPAVDSMQWLRTTALINKLPGILRDLKKQS; the protein is encoded by the coding sequence ATGAAGCTCGCAGACATAGCCCGCCATCTGGATGCGACGCTCGTGGGTGATCCCGCGGCTGAGATCACCGGCATTGCCGGCATCGAGGAGGCGGGTGCGGGGCACCTGACCTTCGTGGCAAACCCGAAGTATGCCGCGATGGCGCGGACGACCAGGGCTACGGCGATTCTGGTCGATCCTGCGTTCCCCGAGATCGAGACGGCTACGCTGCGTCTCGCGAATCCTTACCTTGGGTTCGCGCGTGCAATTGAGCTGTTCTATACGCCTCCGGCCTATGCGATGGGGATCCATCCGACGGCGGTGATCGCAGTGACGGCGAAGATTGGCGAAGGCGCGCACATTGGGCCGTATGCGGTCATCTCCGATGACGTGGAGATTGGGCCGCATGCGACGATTCTGGCTCATGCGGTGGTCTATCCGGGGGTTCGCGCCGGGGCGCATCTTTTCCTGCATGCGCATGCGATTGTGCGAGAGCATTGCCATCTGGGCGATGGGGTCATCGTGCAGAATGGCGCGGTGATTGGGGCGGATGGCTTTGGGTTCGCGCGGCAGCAGGGGCCGAATCCGTTGCCCGGTGGGCCCTGGTACAAGATTGTGCAGTCCGGGCCAGCGGTGCTGGAAGACAACGTCGAGGTACAGGCGAATGCGTGTATCGACCGGGCTTCGATCGGCGAGACGCGGATCCAGGCCGGGGCGAAGATCGACAACCTGGTGCAGGTCGGGCACGGATCCACGGTTGGACCGAATACATTGCTTTGTGCTCAGGTTGGCCTGGCCGGGTCGACGACCATTGGGAAGAACGTGATTCTTGCGGGGCAGGTTGGGGTGGCGGGACATCTGACCGTGGGCGATGGGGTGATCGCGACGGCGCAGTCGGGGATCCCGAACGATGTCGCGGCGGGCAAGAAGGTCAGTGGGTATCCGGCGGTCGACAGCATGCAGTGGCTGCGGACTACGGCGCTGATCAATAAACTTCCCGGGATTCTACGGGACCTCAAGAAGCAGTCTTAG
- a CDS encoding DUF1801 domain-containing protein, whose translation MKPQELEHGAKAPEKITQRIHDLADWRGETLAHIRQLIHEADPEIVEEWKWRGVPVWEHDGIVCTGESYKQVVKLTFATGAELDDPRKLFNSSLEGNVRRAIDIHEGEKIDEAALKQLIRAAVAANTTAVTARLAKKKKPKTAS comes from the coding sequence ATGAAACCACAAGAGCTGGAGCATGGCGCAAAGGCACCCGAGAAGATCACCCAGCGCATTCACGATCTCGCCGACTGGCGTGGCGAAACCCTCGCCCATATCCGCCAGCTCATCCACGAAGCCGACCCCGAAATCGTCGAGGAGTGGAAGTGGAGAGGCGTCCCCGTCTGGGAGCACGACGGCATCGTCTGCACCGGCGAATCCTACAAGCAGGTCGTAAAGCTCACTTTCGCCACCGGAGCCGAGCTCGACGATCCCAGGAAGCTCTTCAACTCCAGCCTGGAAGGAAACGTGCGCCGTGCGATCGACATTCATGAAGGCGAGAAGATCGACGAGGCCGCCCTCAAGCAACTCATCCGCGCAGCAGTCGCGGCCAACACCACTGCGGTCACCGCGCGACTCGCCAAAAAGAAGAAGCCTAAGACTGCTTCTTGA
- the tmk gene encoding dTMP kinase yields MARGFFITFEGLDGSGKTTQLRRLAQYLTDTGRTVITMRNPGSTPLGDRIRSILLDSRSEATLGTIAPHTELALMFADRAQSIAEVILPALEAGAIVLCDRYTDSSEAYQGGGRGLGSEPILALHKALCGNLQPDLTLLLLPNLQTSLNRARRRNQKHIQTEGTDENRFERESDEFYARIHGAYLAIAVRETGRVLAITDDASIDLIELQIRDAVEARLPTL; encoded by the coding sequence ATGGCACGCGGCTTTTTTATTACCTTCGAGGGTCTGGACGGCTCCGGCAAGACGACCCAGCTTCGCCGCCTTGCGCAGTACCTGACCGATACCGGTCGCACGGTTATCACGATGCGCAATCCAGGATCGACGCCTCTGGGCGACCGCATCCGCTCCATTCTGCTTGATTCCCGCTCCGAAGCGACGCTGGGCACGATCGCCCCGCATACCGAACTGGCGCTGATGTTCGCGGACCGGGCGCAGTCCATCGCCGAGGTGATTCTGCCTGCGCTTGAGGCTGGCGCGATCGTCCTTTGCGACCGGTACACGGACTCGTCGGAGGCTTATCAGGGCGGAGGGCGCGGGCTTGGCTCGGAGCCGATTCTTGCGTTGCACAAGGCTCTCTGCGGCAACCTTCAGCCGGATCTGACGCTGCTTCTTCTGCCTAATCTGCAGACGTCCCTGAACCGCGCGCGCCGCCGGAACCAGAAGCATATCCAGACCGAAGGAACGGACGAGAATCGCTTCGAACGCGAGTCGGACGAGTTCTACGCACGCATTCATGGGGCGTACCTGGCCATTGCTGTGCGCGAGACGGGGCGTGTCCTGGCCATCACGGACGACGCCTCCATCGACCTGATTGAGCTGCAGATTCGCGATGCGGTGGAAGCGCGTCTGCCCACGCTATGA
- a CDS encoding cytochrome P450 produces MTTPPIVEIDPKATAPDGAWKIPPGLPLSLPYYAFKPWVKLGHPILLFEYLHRKFGNIAHYRLFNTYIIFVNDPEYIREILINQAGSFVKERTLKRMKILLGEGLITSDDPIHKRQRRIAAPAFHRQRIQAYGETIAAAAAGQRDRWQAGATIDIAAGMMDLSLEIVARTLFDTEVTDDVRRINDDVNAIMGLYNFLIGLPKLESYLNWPIPGVIKFRRSRDRLNATVDRLIAEHKAAGVDKGDLLSMLLSSKDDEEDALGEHTGMSDQQVRDEVLTIFLAGYETVANGLTWTWYLLSQNPDAEAKLHAELDAVLGNGDGTHRLPTLADYPQLRYTEQVFAEAMRLYPPAWAMGRMSTKPVTLGPWRIPPGAHFFFSQYIMHRSEEYFPDPLRFDPDRHTAEGKAGRPKFAYFPFGGGNRQCIGEAFAWMEGIFSIATLASRWRMEYMGTTPPMPQAKITLRPRDPLMMRLLAR; encoded by the coding sequence ATGACCACACCGCCCATCGTCGAGATCGATCCCAAGGCGACTGCCCCGGACGGAGCATGGAAGATTCCTCCGGGGCTGCCGCTCTCCCTGCCCTACTACGCGTTTAAGCCGTGGGTGAAGCTGGGCCATCCGATCCTGCTGTTCGAGTATCTGCACCGAAAATTTGGGAACATCGCGCACTACCGCCTGTTCAACACGTACATCATCTTCGTCAACGACCCGGAGTACATTCGCGAGATTCTCATCAACCAGGCCGGGTCGTTTGTGAAGGAGCGCACGCTGAAGCGGATGAAGATCCTGCTGGGCGAAGGGCTGATTACGTCGGACGATCCGATCCATAAACGGCAGCGCCGCATTGCCGCACCTGCGTTTCACCGGCAGCGCATCCAGGCGTATGGAGAGACGATTGCCGCGGCTGCAGCGGGGCAGCGCGATCGGTGGCAGGCAGGGGCAACGATCGATATCGCCGCAGGCATGATGGATCTATCGCTCGAGATTGTGGCGAGGACGCTGTTCGACACGGAGGTGACGGACGATGTCCGGCGCATCAACGACGATGTCAACGCGATCATGGGCCTGTACAACTTCCTGATCGGCCTGCCGAAGCTGGAATCGTATCTCAACTGGCCGATCCCAGGCGTCATCAAGTTTCGGCGGTCGCGCGACCGTTTGAATGCGACGGTCGACCGTTTGATTGCGGAGCACAAAGCCGCGGGCGTCGATAAAGGCGATCTGCTCTCCATGCTGCTTTCGAGCAAGGACGACGAGGAGGATGCGCTCGGCGAGCATACCGGAATGTCCGACCAGCAGGTGCGCGACGAGGTGCTGACGATCTTCCTGGCAGGGTACGAGACCGTTGCCAATGGACTGACCTGGACGTGGTACCTGCTGAGCCAGAACCCCGACGCCGAGGCGAAGCTGCATGCGGAGCTCGATGCGGTGCTGGGCAATGGCGATGGCACGCACCGACTGCCGACGCTGGCGGACTACCCGCAGCTTCGCTATACGGAACAGGTCTTTGCGGAGGCGATGCGGCTGTACCCGCCGGCGTGGGCGATGGGACGGATGTCGACGAAGCCGGTGACGCTGGGACCGTGGCGGATTCCGCCGGGGGCGCACTTCTTCTTCTCGCAGTACATCATGCACCGCAGCGAAGAGTACTTTCCGGATCCGCTGCGGTTCGATCCCGATCGCCATACGGCGGAGGGCAAAGCAGGTCGCCCGAAGTTCGCCTACTTCCCTTTCGGCGGAGGCAACCGGCAGTGCATCGGCGAGGCCTTTGCGTGGATGGAGGGCATCTTCTCGATTGCGACGCTGGCCAGCCGCTGGCGGATGGAGTACATGGGCACTACGCCGCCGATGCCGCAGGCGAAGATTACGCTGCGTCCGCGCGATCCTTTGATGATGCGTCTCCTTGCCCGCTAA
- a CDS encoding SIMPL domain-containing protein: protein MRMTSIFVAPLLLASSLLSAQTVNSPSLAITKDNRTLSVSASDHAEAEPEVAEIHIGFTAYGMTLPETYKAASATSNGIVKALVDAGAQKSEIQSQSQQVARLQDYEVKAQKGMKFRVQQSWTVSVAPKDAALVLDAAIQAGANQSGDINWRMKNSVALDTEAIRRATERARLMATELAKGMGVTLGKPLYATNTVSNGLIAPRMMMSAMARSANSDQVAPLSIEAQRVQSEATVQVIYAIE from the coding sequence ATGCGTATGACCTCGATCTTCGTCGCCCCACTGCTGCTTGCCTCTTCGCTTCTCTCCGCCCAGACCGTCAATAGCCCATCGCTCGCGATCACCAAGGACAACCGGACGCTCTCGGTTTCGGCCAGCGATCATGCGGAGGCCGAGCCCGAGGTCGCGGAGATCCACATTGGGTTCACGGCGTACGGCATGACGCTTCCGGAGACCTACAAGGCCGCATCGGCAACGTCGAACGGCATTGTGAAGGCGCTGGTGGACGCGGGTGCGCAGAAGTCCGAGATCCAGAGCCAGAGCCAGCAGGTGGCGCGCCTGCAGGACTATGAGGTGAAGGCGCAGAAGGGGATGAAGTTCCGCGTGCAGCAGAGCTGGACGGTGAGCGTTGCGCCCAAGGATGCGGCGTTGGTTCTCGACGCGGCGATCCAGGCGGGCGCGAACCAGAGCGGCGACATCAATTGGCGGATGAAGAACAGCGTGGCACTGGATACGGAGGCGATTCGCCGTGCGACAGAGCGTGCGCGCCTCATGGCGACGGAGCTTGCGAAGGGGATGGGCGTCACGCTCGGCAAACCGCTGTATGCGACGAATACCGTGAGCAACGGGCTGATCGCTCCGCGAATGATGATGTCCGCCATGGCGCGTTCGGCGAACAGCGATCAGGTCGCACCGCTCTCAATCGAAGCGCAACGTGTCCAGAGCGAAGCGACGGTGCAGGTTATCTATGCAATCGAGTAA
- a CDS encoding mechanosensitive ion channel family protein — protein MMLLNPLNPQDEPSLNLKGIEHTWHADLIVMVRDRLPKVLVTLLFLFILWRIVAFFVKRIKRVADRRTGNAHRAAQLRTIASTLRATSYAILGLLAFLQILTLLNIPYTGLLASAGILGVGIGLGAQSLFKDIINGIFILVEDQYNVGEVVKVAALQGTVENLTLRSTTLRDGDGTVYIVPNSQVATVANLSRDYSVGTLNLSVDASANPDAVITLLKQLSRELASDVAFKDILLDTPTVLGVNEIKGREVIYPINMRVRANQRDGVLRELRRRVILAFESNGIPLGVSADMLLMQAKRDPTAPPAPPTIGS, from the coding sequence ATGATGCTCCTTAACCCATTGAATCCGCAAGATGAGCCCTCACTGAATCTGAAAGGGATCGAGCATACCTGGCACGCCGATCTGATCGTCATGGTCCGGGATCGCCTGCCGAAGGTGCTGGTGACGCTCCTGTTCCTCTTCATTCTGTGGCGGATCGTCGCATTTTTCGTCAAGAGGATCAAACGCGTCGCCGACCGCAGAACGGGAAACGCCCATCGGGCGGCGCAGCTCCGCACCATTGCCTCCACGCTGAGGGCGACGTCGTATGCGATCCTCGGCCTGCTGGCCTTCTTGCAGATTCTGACGCTGCTGAACATCCCCTACACCGGACTATTGGCTTCGGCAGGAATCCTCGGCGTGGGCATCGGCCTGGGCGCGCAGAGCCTCTTCAAGGACATCATCAACGGCATCTTCATCCTGGTGGAAGACCAGTACAACGTGGGCGAGGTGGTGAAGGTCGCGGCGCTGCAAGGCACGGTCGAGAATCTGACCCTGCGTTCGACAACGCTGCGGGATGGGGATGGAACGGTCTATATCGTCCCGAACTCGCAGGTGGCCACCGTGGCGAATCTGTCCCGCGACTATTCGGTGGGTACGCTGAATCTCTCGGTCGACGCGAGCGCGAACCCCGATGCCGTGATCACCCTGCTGAAGCAACTCTCAAGAGAGCTGGCCAGCGATGTTGCCTTCAAGGACATCCTGCTCGACACACCCACTGTGCTGGGGGTGAATGAGATCAAGGGTCGCGAAGTGATTTACCCGATCAATATGCGGGTGCGGGCGAACCAGAGGGACGGCGTGCTGCGTGAGCTGCGGCGGCGGGTGATCCTTGCGTTCGAGTCGAACGGGATTCCGCTGGGTGTGTCGGCAGATATGCTGCTGATGCAGGCGAAGCGGGATCCGACGGCTCCTCCGGCTCCGCCCACGATTGGAAGTTAA